The following DNA comes from Nitrospirota bacterium.
GCATCCGGCTTCCGAATCCCGGAGAAGCCCATATCAACGGCGTCATTGTTCCCGAAGAACAGGCGATGGAGGAAGCTGCCCGACAGTTTCTGATGGCGAAGGTTCCGACGATCTTTCCGGGTCCTCTCGTGCTCTGGGCATGGAATGAAAAAGCGGCCAAGAAAGCGACCGCCATTCGCCATCTCTATGAGACCATCAAGGAATGCGTGCAGCCCGGACAGAAGCCCATGTTGATCCCCATGCCCGACTACCGACCGAAATATCCCAAGATCAACCCGGAAATCGAGATCAATCCGAACCATCCGAATCTCACGATTTGGCACAACAAGATCGACTGCTGCATGTTTGTCGGTGTTCATTGTCATCAGGCGAATCTGTCGTTGAAAATCATCCGGGGCGGGACTTCCTGCTATACGATCGCCATGTGCGCCCAAGCCGGTCACGAAGACGCCATGCTGTCGTTTCGCGATGCGACGCCTGAGAAAATCATGCGACTGGCCGAATGGGTGCGCAAATTGAAAGGAACGGTCCAACCACGTTTGACTTCGGTCAAGAGTACGGCCTCAAACTGATGTTTGAGCGCCCGCGGCAGAGAAAGGAGGCTGGGGCCATGGCAGAAGGAAAGTCGGTCATCGGGACGCAGAACAAGAAGGGACAGACGTACACAGATCCCTGGTATATGCTCCATGAGGCCCCGCGCACGCCTTCGTTTTTCACCGGAAGCGAGGTCATCAAGGAAGCGATTCGTCGGGCGAGCTGCGACGTCATGATCGCTTATCCGATCACGCCTCAGAGCGAAGCGGCGGCGTTGATCGGCGAGTTGTTCGCCGAAGGTTACGTGGGCGACTACTTCCGGGGCGAGAGCGAGTTCGCCGTCATGTCGGAATGTGCGGGCGCCGCATTCGGAGGGGCCAGAGTGTTCACGACGACGGCCGGTCCCGGCACGATGCGGGCCATGGAAAACTTTCCGATGTGGGCCGGCGCACGGCTGCCGATTCAGATGATCGTCACGTGCCGCGGCATCAATTCGCCGCTCTCGATTCAACCGGA
Coding sequences within:
- a CDS encoding carbon monoxide dehydrogenase beta subunit family protein; protein product: MGIRLPNPGEAHINGVIVPEEQAMEEAARQFLMAKVPTIFPGPLVLWAWNEKAAKKATAIRHLYETIKECVQPGQKPMLIPMPDYRPKYPKINPEIEINPNHPNLTIWHNKIDCCMFVGVHCHQANLSLKIIRGGTSCYTIAMCAQAGHEDAMLSFRDATPEKIMRLAEWVRKLKGTVQPRLTSVKSTASN